A genomic window from Glycine soja cultivar W05 chromosome 10, ASM419377v2, whole genome shotgun sequence includes:
- the LOC114371332 gene encoding uncharacterized protein LOC114371332, giving the protein MPRENRDPDYSLRLIAATSSILLFLLTLMVIWMVFSPHTPAVKVTYLTVNKFNITPREELTAVFNIEGILKNPNIALSLTYERLTLALWFGNFTISSVVVEPPPFSIRGHTHAPIRARFEVAGMQIPNWVASEIAVQQRFHGGMDFGAMLDARFRYKFGMESSKVFSITLQCYPLRVELPLNDTMNNGRLVEPSDCYVV; this is encoded by the coding sequence ATGCCTAGGGAAAACCGTGACCCCGACTACTCCCTCCGTCTCATCGCTGCCACATCCAGCATCCTCCTCTTCCTTTTGACACTTATGGTTATATGGATGGTGTTTTCTCCACACACCCCTGCCGTTAAAGTAACCTACCTCACTGTCAACAAATTCAACATCACACCCAGGGAGGAATTAACGGCTGTGTTTAACATCGAAGGTATTCTCAAAAACCCTAACATCGCACTATCCCTCACGTACGAGAGGCTAACCCTAGCGCTCTGGTTCGGCAACTTTACCATTTCCTCGGTGGTTGTTGAGCCGCCACCGTTCTCGATCCGAGGTCATACCCATGCCCCGATCCGAGCCCGGTTCGAGGTGGCGGGCATGCAGATACCTAACTGGGTGGCCAGTGAAATCGCGGTGCAGCAACGTTTTCATGGTGGGATGGATTTTGGAGCCATGTTGGATGCTAGGTTTAGGTACAAGTTTGGTATGGAGAGCTCCAAGGTTTTCAGTATCACGCTTCAGTGTTACCCGCTGCGCGTTGAACTCCCTCTAAACGACAccatgaacaacggaaggttgGTTGAACCTTCCGATTGTTACGTAGTTTAA